A genomic window from Streptococcus sanguinis includes:
- a CDS encoding HIT family protein: MADCIFCKIIAGEIPSSKVYEDEKVLAFLDISQVTPGHTLVVPKEHFRNVLDMDADSTSQLFARVPDIARKVMKATGAAGMNIINNNEEIAGQTVFHTHVHLAPRYSDADDLKITFAAHEPDFPALAELAEKIAQA, from the coding sequence ATGGCTGATTGTATTTTTTGTAAAATTATTGCTGGAGAAATCCCTTCTTCAAAAGTCTATGAAGACGAGAAGGTCCTTGCTTTTCTAGATATTTCCCAGGTAACACCAGGTCATACCTTGGTTGTCCCTAAAGAGCATTTCCGAAATGTGCTGGACATGGATGCTGACAGTACTAGCCAGCTCTTCGCTCGCGTTCCAGACATTGCTCGAAAGGTCATGAAAGCCACAGGTGCAGCCGGTATGAATATCATCAACAACAACGAAGAAATTGCTGGACAGACTGTCTTTCATACCCATGTGCATTTAGCACCGCGCTATAGTGATGCAGATGACCTCAAAATTACTTTCGCAGCCCACGAACCAGACTTTCCAGCTCTGGCCGAATTAGCTGAGAAGATTGCGCAAGCTTAA
- a CDS encoding ABC transporter ATP-binding protein has product MVPLFARFCYNIRTIIPEFGENMLEIKELTGGYVNIPVLKDVSFEVGNGQLVGLIGLNGAGKSTTINEIIGLLTPYKGQIQIDGLELRTNPSDYRKKIGFIPETPSLYEELTLREHIETVAMAYDIEQETAFKRVDKLLEMFRLKEKLDWFPVHFSKGMKQKVMIICAFVVDPSLFIVDEPFLGLDPVAIADLIQLLDEEKKKGKSILMSTHVLDSAEKMCDSFVILHKGQVRAKGSLTELRAQFQMPDASLNDVYLALTEEAAL; this is encoded by the coding sequence ATGGTACCTCTATTCGCTAGATTTTGTTATAATATAAGAACCATTATACCAGAATTCGGAGAAAATATGTTAGAAATCAAAGAGCTTACGGGCGGCTATGTTAATATCCCGGTTTTAAAGGATGTCAGCTTTGAAGTGGGCAATGGCCAGCTGGTTGGTCTGATTGGTCTCAATGGTGCGGGCAAATCCACGACTATCAATGAGATTATTGGTCTTCTGACCCCTTATAAGGGGCAGATTCAGATTGATGGACTGGAGCTGCGGACCAATCCCAGCGATTACCGCAAGAAGATCGGTTTTATTCCGGAAACGCCTAGTCTCTACGAAGAATTGACCCTGCGCGAGCACATTGAGACGGTAGCTATGGCATACGACATTGAGCAGGAGACGGCTTTTAAGCGCGTGGATAAGCTGCTGGAAATGTTCCGACTCAAGGAAAAACTGGATTGGTTCCCTGTTCACTTTTCAAAAGGGATGAAGCAAAAAGTGATGATTATCTGTGCTTTTGTAGTTGATCCCAGCCTTTTTATTGTGGATGAGCCTTTTCTGGGTCTGGATCCGGTAGCTATTGCAGACCTTATCCAGCTCTTGGATGAGGAAAAGAAAAAGGGCAAGTCGATTCTGATGAGCACCCATGTCCTGGATTCTGCCGAGAAGATGTGCGACAGTTTTGTCATTTTACACAAGGGGCAGGTGCGGGCCAAGGGTAGCTTGACTGAGTTGCGGGCTCAATTTCAAATGCCGGATGCTAGTCTGAATGACGTCTATCTAGCCCTGACAGAAGAGGCGGCGCTATGA
- a CDS encoding multidrug ABC transporter permease — protein MKELFAKRKQDFRQQCLKYLRYVFNDHFVLFLLIFMGFLGVQYSQLLRHFPTNHLPIIASLVILSVFILPFGRIATYLEKPDALFLLVREAEVRAFIKGQILRSCLLYAVLQTGLLLLLAPLFLALGLPVWGFGLYCLLMLVLKWFLFQAKAKKFFTENGLDWQALVAYEAARKQTILRFFALFTNVKGISNSVKRRAYLDGLTRLVGKQHSKTWQNLFLRSYLRNGDFFALTLRLLFLALLALVFVSQAWIAAAFAVLFNYLLLFQLTALYEAFDYQFLTQLFPIERGEKLKGARQIITSIGISVLLAQVLTALLFFQDKTAVLAMLGTTALLYLFYLPFKLRRLVD, from the coding sequence ATGAAAGAATTATTTGCCAAACGAAAGCAGGATTTTCGTCAGCAGTGTTTGAAATACCTGCGCTATGTTTTTAATGACCATTTCGTGCTCTTTCTGCTAATTTTTATGGGATTTTTAGGTGTTCAGTACAGTCAGCTTTTGCGACATTTTCCGACTAATCACCTACCCATTATTGCTAGTCTGGTTATTCTGTCGGTCTTTATCCTGCCTTTTGGACGGATTGCGACCTATCTGGAAAAGCCAGATGCTCTCTTTCTCTTGGTCAGAGAAGCAGAAGTCAGAGCTTTTATCAAAGGACAGATTCTACGTTCCTGTCTATTGTACGCAGTCTTACAGACTGGGCTATTGCTGCTGTTAGCTCCGCTTTTTCTGGCTCTGGGATTGCCTGTTTGGGGCTTCGGGCTCTACTGTCTCCTTATGCTAGTCTTGAAATGGTTTTTGTTTCAGGCTAAGGCCAAGAAGTTCTTTACTGAAAATGGCCTAGATTGGCAGGCGCTGGTGGCTTATGAAGCAGCCCGAAAGCAGACGATTCTGCGCTTCTTTGCTCTCTTTACCAATGTTAAAGGCATTTCAAACAGTGTCAAGCGCCGGGCTTATCTGGATGGTTTGACGAGACTTGTGGGCAAGCAGCATAGCAAGACCTGGCAGAATCTCTTTTTGCGCTCTTACTTGCGAAATGGAGACTTCTTTGCTCTGACCTTGAGACTGCTCTTTTTGGCTCTTTTGGCCTTGGTTTTTGTCAGTCAAGCTTGGATTGCTGCAGCTTTTGCGGTCTTGTTCAATTATCTCTTACTCTTCCAGCTAACAGCCTTGTACGAAGCTTTTGACTATCAGTTTTTGACCCAGCTTTTTCCGATAGAAAGAGGGGAAAAGCTGAAGGGAGCAAGACAAATTATCACTTCGATTGGCATCAGCGTTCTCTTGGCTCAAGTGCTGACTGCTCTGCTATTTTTCCAAGACAAGACAGCAGTGCTGGCCATGCTGGGAACGACTGCCCTGCTCTATCTGTTCTATCTGCCGTTTAAGTTACGGAGATTGGTTGACTAA
- a CDS encoding phosphotransferase family protein encodes MDLVDNELTLTPIAGKSGKAYMGTYPDGGRVFVKMNTTPILAGLAREQIAPQLLWSRRMPDGNVMSGQEWLSGTILTPNDMSKKQVINILTRLHRSRPLMTQLTKLGYTLETPTDLLNAWLNQVPLALRNNQYLQSVIRDLRQTVPAFREDYATIVHGDVRHSNWVETDSGLIYLVDWDSVRLTDRMMDVAHILSHYVPDSGWQEWLSAYGYKYNQTVFNKLYWFGQYSYLMQIAKYYENNDLENVNREIYALRNFRSKYGRGQ; translated from the coding sequence ATGGACTTGGTTGATAACGAGCTGACCCTGACACCGATAGCTGGTAAGAGCGGAAAGGCCTATATGGGGACTTATCCGGACGGGGGGCGCGTTTTCGTCAAGATGAATACAACCCCTATCTTAGCAGGCTTAGCTCGAGAACAAATCGCACCGCAGCTTTTGTGGAGCCGCCGGATGCCGGACGGCAATGTTATGAGCGGGCAGGAGTGGCTTTCAGGCACTATTCTGACCCCAAATGATATGTCCAAAAAGCAGGTAATCAATATTTTGACTCGGCTGCATCGCTCGCGCCCATTGATGACGCAGCTGACCAAGCTGGGCTATACTTTGGAAACGCCGACTGATTTGCTGAATGCTTGGCTCAATCAAGTGCCGCTTGCTTTGAGGAATAATCAATATCTGCAATCAGTTATCCGCGACCTACGCCAGACAGTCCCGGCCTTTCGTGAGGACTACGCGACCATCGTTCACGGAGATGTGCGCCATAGCAACTGGGTAGAGACCGACAGCGGGCTTATTTACTTGGTGGATTGGGATTCTGTGCGCCTGACAGACAGGATGATGGATGTAGCACATATTTTAAGCCATTATGTGCCTGATTCAGGTTGGCAAGAGTGGTTGAGCGCCTATGGTTATAAGTATAATCAGACTGTTTTTAATAAGCTATACTGGTTTGGACAGTATTCTTATCTGATGCAGATTGCCAAATACTATGAAAACAATGATTTAGAAAATGTGAACCGGGAGATTTACGCATTACGAAACTTCCGTTCCAAATACGGAAGAGGACAATGA
- the trmB gene encoding tRNA (guanosine(46)-N7)-methyltransferase TrmB — protein sequence MRVRNRKGATELLEAHPQYVILNPADAKGRWQEIFGNDYPIHVEVGSGKGAFVSGMAKANPEINYIGIDIQKSVLSYALDKVLATDVPNIKLLWVDGSDLTDYFEEGEIDRLYLNFSDPWPKKRHEKRRLTYQSFLATYQQILPENGEIHFKTDNRGLFEYSLVSFSQYGMKLKGVWLDLHASDFEDNVLTEYEQKFANKGQVIYRVEAAFE from the coding sequence ATGAGAGTAAGGAATCGTAAGGGAGCGACGGAACTGCTGGAGGCGCATCCCCAGTATGTGATTTTGAATCCGGCAGACGCCAAGGGCAGATGGCAGGAGATTTTTGGCAATGATTATCCCATTCATGTAGAGGTTGGCAGCGGTAAAGGAGCTTTTGTGTCCGGTATGGCCAAGGCCAATCCTGAGATCAACTACATCGGGATTGATATTCAGAAATCGGTCCTCAGCTATGCCTTGGACAAGGTGCTAGCAACGGATGTGCCCAATATCAAGCTGCTCTGGGTGGATGGTTCGGATCTGACTGATTATTTTGAAGAGGGCGAGATTGACCGCCTCTATCTAAACTTCTCGGATCCTTGGCCCAAGAAACGTCATGAAAAGCGTCGTCTGACCTATCAGTCCTTTCTGGCGACCTATCAGCAGATTTTGCCGGAAAATGGAGAAATCCACTTCAAAACGGATAACCGCGGTCTTTTTGAGTATAGCCTAGTAAGCTTTTCTCAGTATGGTATGAAGTTAAAGGGCGTGTGGTTAGATTTGCATGCCAGCGACTTCGAGGATAATGTCCTGACTGAGTATGAGCAGAAATTTGCTAACAAGGGACAAGTCATCTATCGGGTGGAAGCAGCATTTGAATAA
- the rimP gene encoding ribosome maturation factor RimP, whose protein sequence is MNKEREARKYLRLLSVRRCRHIATIVELVREVIEPAILAPYELVDIEYGKMGGDYVLSVFVDKPEGITVNDTADLTDIISPLLDQIKPDPFPEQYFLEVTSPGLERPLKTKEQLANAVGSYIHVSLYKAVDKQKVFEGTLLSFEEDVLHMEYLDKTRRKEVEIPYSLVSKARLAVKF, encoded by the coding sequence ATGAATAAGGAAAGAGAGGCGAGGAAATATCTTCGCCTCTTATCTGTGAGGAGGTGTCGTCATATCGCAACGATTGTTGAATTGGTGAGGGAGGTTATTGAACCGGCCATTTTGGCTCCTTATGAATTAGTCGATATTGAGTACGGAAAGATGGGCGGGGACTATGTTCTCAGTGTCTTTGTAGATAAGCCTGAGGGCATTACGGTCAATGATACAGCGGATTTGACGGATATTATTAGTCCGCTCTTGGATCAAATCAAACCAGATCCCTTCCCGGAACAGTATTTTCTGGAAGTGACCAGTCCTGGCTTGGAGCGCCCACTCAAGACCAAGGAACAGCTAGCCAATGCAGTCGGCAGCTATATCCATGTCAGTCTCTATAAGGCTGTTGACAAGCAGAAAGTCTTTGAAGGCACCTTGCTGAGCTTTGAAGAGGATGTTCTGCACATGGAATATCTGGACAAGACTCGCAGAAAAGAAGTCGAAATTCCCTACAGTCTGGTTTCCAAAGCCAGATTAGCCGTTAAGTTTTAG
- the nusA gene encoding transcription termination/antitermination protein NusA → MKMSKEMLEAFRILEEDKGIKKEDIIDAVTESLRSAYRRRYGQADSAAIEFDEKSGDFRVYTVREVVDEVFDSRLEISLKDALAISSAYELGDKIKFEEAPAEFGRVAAQSAKQTIMEKMRKQTRAITYNTYKEHENEIMSGTVERFDNRFIYVNLGSIEAQLSKQDQIPGEVFASHDRIEVFVYKVEDNPRGVNVFVSRSHPEMIKRLMEQEIPEVYDGTVEIMSVSREAGDRTKVAVRSHNPNVDAIGTIVGRGGANIKKITSKFHPAKYDPKSGRMVPTEENIDVIEWVADPAEFIYNAIAPAEVDQVIFNQEDNKRALVVVPDSKLSLAIGRRGQNVRLAAHLTGFRIDIKSATEFEEMEAANELGGFAQEAEEILADADVLETEFSATDFDAAAEETVLETAGLESEAEELD, encoded by the coding sequence ATGAAAATGAGTAAAGAAATGCTAGAGGCCTTCCGCATTTTGGAAGAAGACAAAGGAATCAAGAAAGAAGATATCATTGACGCGGTGACCGAGTCACTCCGCTCAGCCTATCGTCGTCGCTATGGTCAGGCAGACAGCGCAGCCATTGAGTTTGACGAAAAGTCAGGAGATTTCCGTGTCTATACTGTTCGCGAAGTCGTGGACGAGGTCTTTGACAGCCGTTTGGAAATCAGTCTCAAAGATGCCTTGGCTATCAGTTCAGCCTATGAATTGGGAGATAAGATCAAGTTTGAAGAAGCGCCAGCTGAATTTGGCCGAGTTGCTGCTCAGTCTGCCAAGCAAACCATCATGGAAAAGATGCGCAAGCAGACCCGAGCAATCACTTACAACACCTATAAAGAGCATGAAAATGAAATCATGAGCGGGACGGTGGAGCGCTTTGACAATCGCTTTATCTATGTCAATCTTGGCAGCATTGAAGCGCAACTATCGAAGCAAGACCAGATTCCTGGTGAGGTCTTTGCCTCTCACGATCGTATCGAAGTCTTTGTCTACAAAGTAGAAGACAATCCTCGCGGTGTCAATGTCTTTGTAAGCCGCAGCCATCCAGAAATGATCAAGCGCTTGATGGAGCAGGAAATCCCAGAAGTTTATGACGGAACTGTGGAAATCATGAGCGTGTCACGGGAAGCAGGCGATCGGACCAAGGTAGCGGTTCGCAGTCACAATCCTAATGTGGATGCCATCGGTACAATCGTCGGACGCGGTGGGGCCAATATCAAGAAAATTACTAGCAAGTTCCATCCTGCCAAATATGATCCCAAGAGCGGTCGTATGGTACCGACTGAAGAAAATATCGACGTCATCGAGTGGGTAGCAGATCCAGCTGAATTTATCTACAACGCTATTGCTCCAGCAGAGGTTGACCAAGTTATCTTTAATCAAGAAGATAACAAGCGAGCCTTGGTTGTCGTACCGGACAGCAAGCTTTCTCTGGCTATCGGCCGTCGCGGACAGAACGTACGCTTGGCAGCTCATTTGACAGGCTTTAGAATTGATATCAAGTCTGCCACTGAGTTTGAAGAAATGGAAGCAGCCAATGAATTGGGCGGATTTGCTCAGGAAGCAGAAGAAATTCTTGCGGATGCAGATGTTCTAGAGACAGAATTTTCAGCAACAGACTTTGACGCAGCTGCAGAGGAAACTGTACTGGAAACAGCTGGTTTAGAAAGCGAAGCTGAAGAACTAGATTAA
- a CDS encoding YlxR family protein, giving the protein MAKTRKIPLRKSVVSNEVIDKRDLLRIVKNKEGQVFIDPTGKANGRGAYIKLDNQEALQAKKKRVFNRSFNMEVDEAFYDELIAYVDHKVKRRELGLE; this is encoded by the coding sequence ATGGCAAAAACAAGAAAAATCCCTTTAAGAAAATCAGTGGTGTCCAACGAAGTGATTGACAAGCGCGATTTATTGCGGATTGTCAAGAACAAGGAAGGTCAAGTCTTTATCGACCCGACAGGCAAGGCCAACGGCCGTGGAGCTTATATCAAGCTGGATAATCAGGAAGCTCTTCAAGCCAAGAAGAAGCGGGTCTTTAACCGCAGCTTTAATATGGAAGTGGATGAGGCTTTCTATGATGAGTTAATCGCTTATGTCGATCACAAGGTTAAAAGAAGAGAGTTAGGTCTTGAATAA
- a CDS encoding YlxQ-related RNA-binding protein translates to MNKEKLANMLGLAQRAGRIISGEELTVKAIQEGKAHLVFLAQDAAPNLSKKITDKSRYYQVEVSTVFSTLELSSAIGKARKVLAVTDAGFTKKMRSLM, encoded by the coding sequence TTGAATAAAGAGAAACTTGCAAATATGCTGGGACTGGCTCAGCGGGCCGGCCGCATCATTTCTGGTGAGGAGCTGACCGTCAAAGCTATACAGGAGGGAAAAGCACATCTGGTCTTTTTGGCCCAGGATGCAGCTCCTAATCTCAGCAAGAAAATCACTGATAAAAGTCGTTACTACCAAGTAGAAGTATCAACCGTGTTTTCAACACTGGAATTAAGCTCTGCCATTGGCAAGGCCAGAAAAGTGCTTGCCGTGACAGATGCTGGTTTTACAAAGAAAATGAGGTCTCTTATGTAA